One window of Triticum dicoccoides isolate Atlit2015 ecotype Zavitan chromosome 5A, WEW_v2.0, whole genome shotgun sequence genomic DNA carries:
- the LOC119301925 gene encoding transcription factor BIM2-like isoform X1, giving the protein MGIQGNKATHDFLSLYAPAAAAAAAAKDSSLQLHDSKPPAASQGFFLKTHDFLQPLEKPAASAPSGAERQPQTTKHALPGGIGTFSVSQQAPGAAGPLPAATAAVVVKPEPPAFVLWGQPTASQPPRAQGHHHQWTLPYAGAGQAATASRKHPAERKRRGGGWFMDSGSRSSGGAGFDDDDGLAARREVSSSLQELAVRVDAKGGSCSGSGTDQLPNTPKSKHSATEQRRRSKINDRFQILRDLLPHTDQKRDKATFLLEVIEYIRFLQEKAQKYEASFPEWNQENAKLLPWSNMYFRSSWKNAQSKGQIAEDASPDPSQFIRNGASPGFNITGKLDDNHTAVASAAISGAPDQAETDHMASVSCRSADTPTNIMNNVSPQSQPQWADPSGVDDCAVNSGLLNNQQLMIDEGTISVSSQYSQELLNTLTHALQSSGIDLSQANISVQINLGKRAVKRPTAGQSSSFKEHTDLGPTNNMMGHQQAMLGNATEELPHATKRYKPGNT; this is encoded by the exons ATGGGCATCCAAG GGAACAAGGCGACGCACGACTTCCTCTCGCTCtacgcccccgccgccgcggccgcggccgccgccaAGGACTCGTCTCTCCAGCTCCACGACTCCAAGCCTCCCGCCGCCTCCCAAG GTTTCTTTCTGAAGACGCACGACTTCCTGCAGCCGCTGGAGAAGCCGGCGGCGTCGGCACCGTCCGGCGCGGAGAGGCAGCCGCAGACGACGAAGCACGCGCTGCCGGGCGGCATCGGCACGTTCAGCGTCAGCCAGCAGGCGCCCGGAGCCGCCGGACCACTGCCGGCCGCCACCGCCGCGGTGGTGGTGAAGCCCGAGCCGCCGGCGTTCGTGCTCTGGGGCCAGCCCACGGCATCACAACCACCGAGAGCACAAG GGCACCACCACCAGTGGACGCTCCCCTACGCCGGCGCCGGGCAGGCGGCCACCGCGTCCAGGAAGCACCCGGCGGAGCggaagcggcgcggcggcggctggtTCATGGACTCTGGCTCCAGATCCAGCGGCGGCGCCGGcttcgacgacgacgacggcctCGCCGCGCGCCGCGAGGTCTCCTCCTCGCTGCAAG AGTTAGCTGTGAGGGTGGATGCGAAGGGCGGGAGCTGCAGTGGCAGCGGCACGGATCAGCTGCCAAACACACCAAAGTCAAAGCATTCTGCAACTGAGCAGCGCCGCCGTAGCAAGATCAATGACAG GTTTCAGATACTTAGGGACCTTTTACCACACACTGATCAAAAGAGAGACAAGGCAACATTTCTCTTAGAG GTTATTGAATATATACGATTTTTGCAAGAGAAAGCACAGAAGTACGAGGCTTCATTTCCAGAATGGAACCAAGAAAATGCAAAGTTGCTCCCATGG TCAAACATGTATTTTCGATCATCTTGGAAAAATGCACAG AGTAAAGGGCAAATCGCAGAAGATGCCTCACCTGACCCTTCACAATTCATCAGAAATGGGGCCTCCCCTGGATTCAATATCACAGGCAAGCTTGATGATAACCACACCGCGGTAGCATCTGCAGCTATCTCAGGGGCACCGGATCAGGCAGAAACCGACCACATGGCTAGTGTGTCCTGTAGATCGGCAGACACTCCAACAAATATTATGA ATAATGTTTCGCCCCAGTCTCAACCACAATGGGCAGATCCATCTGGTGTGGATGATTGCGCGGTGAACAGTGGTTTGTTAAATAATCAACAATTGATGATTGATGAAGGAACAATCAGCGTGTCAAGCCAATATTCCCAAGA GCTACTTAATACGTTGACTCATGCTCTTCAAAGCTCGGGTATAGATTTGTCCCAAGCCAACATATCTGTCCAGATCAACCTGGGCAAGCGGGCTGTCAAAAGACCTACTGCTGGACAATCCTCCAGTTTCAAG GAGCACACCGACCTAGGCCCGACGAACAACATGATGGGCCATCAGCAGGCGATGCTGGGCAACGCCACCGAAGAGCTTCCGCATGCAACGAAGCGGTACAAGCCGGGCAACACCTGA
- the LOC119301925 gene encoding transcription factor BIM1-like isoform X2: protein MGIQGNKATHDFLSLYAPAAAAAAAAKDSSLQLHDSKPPAASQGFFLKTHDFLQPLEKPAASAPSGAERQPQTTKHALPGGIGTFSVSQQAPGAAGPLPAATAAVVVKPEPPAFVLWGQPTASQPPRAQELAVRVDAKGGSCSGSGTDQLPNTPKSKHSATEQRRRSKINDRFQILRDLLPHTDQKRDKATFLLEVIEYIRFLQEKAQKYEASFPEWNQENAKLLPWSNMYFRSSWKNAQSKGQIAEDASPDPSQFIRNGASPGFNITGKLDDNHTAVASAAISGAPDQAETDHMASVSCRSADTPTNIMNNVSPQSQPQWADPSGVDDCAVNSGLLNNQQLMIDEGTISVSSQYSQELLNTLTHALQSSGIDLSQANISVQINLGKRAVKRPTAGQSSSFKEHTDLGPTNNMMGHQQAMLGNATEELPHATKRYKPGNT, encoded by the exons ATGGGCATCCAAG GGAACAAGGCGACGCACGACTTCCTCTCGCTCtacgcccccgccgccgcggccgcggccgccgccaAGGACTCGTCTCTCCAGCTCCACGACTCCAAGCCTCCCGCCGCCTCCCAAG GTTTCTTTCTGAAGACGCACGACTTCCTGCAGCCGCTGGAGAAGCCGGCGGCGTCGGCACCGTCCGGCGCGGAGAGGCAGCCGCAGACGACGAAGCACGCGCTGCCGGGCGGCATCGGCACGTTCAGCGTCAGCCAGCAGGCGCCCGGAGCCGCCGGACCACTGCCGGCCGCCACCGCCGCGGTGGTGGTGAAGCCCGAGCCGCCGGCGTTCGTGCTCTGGGGCCAGCCCACGGCATCACAACCACCGAGAGCACAAG AGTTAGCTGTGAGGGTGGATGCGAAGGGCGGGAGCTGCAGTGGCAGCGGCACGGATCAGCTGCCAAACACACCAAAGTCAAAGCATTCTGCAACTGAGCAGCGCCGCCGTAGCAAGATCAATGACAG GTTTCAGATACTTAGGGACCTTTTACCACACACTGATCAAAAGAGAGACAAGGCAACATTTCTCTTAGAG GTTATTGAATATATACGATTTTTGCAAGAGAAAGCACAGAAGTACGAGGCTTCATTTCCAGAATGGAACCAAGAAAATGCAAAGTTGCTCCCATGG TCAAACATGTATTTTCGATCATCTTGGAAAAATGCACAG AGTAAAGGGCAAATCGCAGAAGATGCCTCACCTGACCCTTCACAATTCATCAGAAATGGGGCCTCCCCTGGATTCAATATCACAGGCAAGCTTGATGATAACCACACCGCGGTAGCATCTGCAGCTATCTCAGGGGCACCGGATCAGGCAGAAACCGACCACATGGCTAGTGTGTCCTGTAGATCGGCAGACACTCCAACAAATATTATGA ATAATGTTTCGCCCCAGTCTCAACCACAATGGGCAGATCCATCTGGTGTGGATGATTGCGCGGTGAACAGTGGTTTGTTAAATAATCAACAATTGATGATTGATGAAGGAACAATCAGCGTGTCAAGCCAATATTCCCAAGA GCTACTTAATACGTTGACTCATGCTCTTCAAAGCTCGGGTATAGATTTGTCCCAAGCCAACATATCTGTCCAGATCAACCTGGGCAAGCGGGCTGTCAAAAGACCTACTGCTGGACAATCCTCCAGTTTCAAG GAGCACACCGACCTAGGCCCGACGAACAACATGATGGGCCATCAGCAGGCGATGCTGGGCAACGCCACCGAAGAGCTTCCGCATGCAACGAAGCGGTACAAGCCGGGCAACACCTGA
- the LOC119301925 gene encoding transcription factor BIM2-like isoform X3, whose protein sequence is MGIQGNKATHDFLSLYAPAAAAAAAAKDSSLQLHDSKPPAASQGHHHQWTLPYAGAGQAATASRKHPAERKRRGGGWFMDSGSRSSGGAGFDDDDGLAARREVSSSLQELAVRVDAKGGSCSGSGTDQLPNTPKSKHSATEQRRRSKINDRFQILRDLLPHTDQKRDKATFLLEVIEYIRFLQEKAQKYEASFPEWNQENAKLLPWSNMYFRSSWKNAQSKGQIAEDASPDPSQFIRNGASPGFNITGKLDDNHTAVASAAISGAPDQAETDHMASVSCRSADTPTNIMNNVSPQSQPQWADPSGVDDCAVNSGLLNNQQLMIDEGTISVSSQYSQELLNTLTHALQSSGIDLSQANISVQINLGKRAVKRPTAGQSSSFKEHTDLGPTNNMMGHQQAMLGNATEELPHATKRYKPGNT, encoded by the exons ATGGGCATCCAAG GGAACAAGGCGACGCACGACTTCCTCTCGCTCtacgcccccgccgccgcggccgcggccgccgccaAGGACTCGTCTCTCCAGCTCCACGACTCCAAGCCTCCCGCCGCCTCCCAAG GGCACCACCACCAGTGGACGCTCCCCTACGCCGGCGCCGGGCAGGCGGCCACCGCGTCCAGGAAGCACCCGGCGGAGCggaagcggcgcggcggcggctggtTCATGGACTCTGGCTCCAGATCCAGCGGCGGCGCCGGcttcgacgacgacgacggcctCGCCGCGCGCCGCGAGGTCTCCTCCTCGCTGCAAG AGTTAGCTGTGAGGGTGGATGCGAAGGGCGGGAGCTGCAGTGGCAGCGGCACGGATCAGCTGCCAAACACACCAAAGTCAAAGCATTCTGCAACTGAGCAGCGCCGCCGTAGCAAGATCAATGACAG GTTTCAGATACTTAGGGACCTTTTACCACACACTGATCAAAAGAGAGACAAGGCAACATTTCTCTTAGAG GTTATTGAATATATACGATTTTTGCAAGAGAAAGCACAGAAGTACGAGGCTTCATTTCCAGAATGGAACCAAGAAAATGCAAAGTTGCTCCCATGG TCAAACATGTATTTTCGATCATCTTGGAAAAATGCACAG AGTAAAGGGCAAATCGCAGAAGATGCCTCACCTGACCCTTCACAATTCATCAGAAATGGGGCCTCCCCTGGATTCAATATCACAGGCAAGCTTGATGATAACCACACCGCGGTAGCATCTGCAGCTATCTCAGGGGCACCGGATCAGGCAGAAACCGACCACATGGCTAGTGTGTCCTGTAGATCGGCAGACACTCCAACAAATATTATGA ATAATGTTTCGCCCCAGTCTCAACCACAATGGGCAGATCCATCTGGTGTGGATGATTGCGCGGTGAACAGTGGTTTGTTAAATAATCAACAATTGATGATTGATGAAGGAACAATCAGCGTGTCAAGCCAATATTCCCAAGA GCTACTTAATACGTTGACTCATGCTCTTCAAAGCTCGGGTATAGATTTGTCCCAAGCCAACATATCTGTCCAGATCAACCTGGGCAAGCGGGCTGTCAAAAGACCTACTGCTGGACAATCCTCCAGTTTCAAG GAGCACACCGACCTAGGCCCGACGAACAACATGATGGGCCATCAGCAGGCGATGCTGGGCAACGCCACCGAAGAGCTTCCGCATGCAACGAAGCGGTACAAGCCGGGCAACACCTGA
- the LOC119301926 gene encoding rhamnogalacturonan I rhamnosyltransferase 1-like isoform X1 — protein sequence MGAGGKAGKARRAARVSLWVARASTTVLLWTCVVVLLAAAFGEHLAPSVLGLGGVWSGCLAQTLVIVQRPLLLPADRERAAAAALPLPPKRIYKNNGYLMVSCNGGLNQMRAAICDMVTVARYLNVTLIVPELDKTSFWADPSEFRDIFDVDYFIASLRDEVRILKELPPRLKKRVEQGYLRSMPPVSWSDISYYHNQILPMLKKYKVLHLNKTDARLANNGLPMEIQKLRCRVNFDALRFTPEIEELGRRVVQILRQNGPFVVLHLRYEMDMLAFSGCTHGCSNEEAEELTRMRYAYPWWKEKVIDSKVKRKDGLCPLTPEEIAMVLKALDIDRHYQIYIAAGEIYGGQRRMAALTSAYPNVVRKETLLPSGLRFFQNHSSQMAALDYMVSLESDVFIPTYDGNMAKVVEGHRRYLGFKKTVLLDRKLIVELVDEYKNGTLSWADFSSSVKASHTSRMGAPSRRQVIPDKPKEEDYFYANPHECLHQPDELSAL from the exons ATGGGCGCCGGCGGGAAGGCCGGGAaggcgcggcgggcggcgcgggtgAGCCTCTGGGTGGCGCGCGCCAGCACCACCGTGCTGCTCTGGACCTGCGTCGTGGTGCTGCTCGCGGCGGCCTTCGGTGAGCACCTGGCGCCCAGCGTGCTCGGCCTGGGCGGGGTCTGGTCCGGCTGCCTCGCGCAGACGCTCGTCATCGTGCAGCGcccgctgctgctgccggcggaCCGCGAGAGGGCCGCCGCGGCCGCGCTGCCGCTGCCGCCCAAGC GAATCTACAAGAACAATGGCTATCTGATGGTGTCCTGCAATGGCGGTCTCAACCAGATGCGAGCCGCT ATATGTGATATGGTGACGGTTGCAAGATACTTGAATGTCACACTCATCGTGCCGGAGTTGGATAAAACTTCATTTTGGGCTGATCCTAG TGAGTTCCGAGATATATTTGATGTGGACTACTTCATAGCATCATTGAGAGATGAGGTCCGGATACTGAAAGAGCTGCCTCCACGGCTGAAAAAGAGAGTTGAACAGGGGTATCTTCGCTCCATGCCACCCGTCAGCTGGTCTGATATATCCTATTACCATAATCAG ATTTTACCAATGTTAAAGAAGTACAAAGTTCTCCATCTGAATAAAACAGATGCTCGGCTTGCAAATAATGGCCTACCCATGGAGATTCAGAAACTGAGGTGCCGTGTCAATTTTGATGCATTGAGATTTACCCCTGAAATAGAAGAGCTGGGCAGGCGTGTGGTTCAAATTCTTCGTCAGAATGGACCCTTTGTGGTTCTCCACTTGCGGTATGAGATGGACATGCTTGCCTTCTCCGGGTGTACACATGGTTGCAGCAACGAGGAGGCCGAGGAGCTcacaagaatgag ATACGCTTACCCATGGTGGAAAGAGAAAGTGATCGACTCCAAGGTGAAGAGGAAAGACGGGCTCTGTCCATTAACACCGGAGGAGATTGCGATGGTACTAAAGGCACTCGACATTGATCGCCATTATCAAATATATATTGCTGCTGGTGAAATATATGGTGGGCAAAGAAGAATGGCTGCACTGACCTCAGCTTATCCCAATGTG GTAAGAAAGGAGACGTTACTGCCTTCAGGACTCAGGTTTTTCCAGAACCATTCTTCCCAGATGGCAGCATTGGATTATATGGTGTCCTTGGAGAGTGATGTTTTCATCCCCACTTATGATGGTAACATGGCAAAAGTTGTTGAAGGCCATCGCAG ATACTTGGGGTTCAAGAAGACGGTGCTACTAGACCGGAAACTTATAGTTGAGCTGGTCGATGAGTACAAAAACGGCACATTGAGCTGGGCCGATTTCTCCTCCTCTGTGAAGGCATCACACACGAGCCGCATGGGCGCGCCATCCAGGAGGCAGGTGATTCCGGACAAACCCAAGGAAGAGGACTACTTCTACGCGAATCCTCACGAGTGCTTGCACCAACCGGATGAGCTATCAGCTTTATGA
- the LOC119301926 gene encoding rhamnogalacturonan I rhamnosyltransferase 1-like isoform X2 yields the protein MVSCNGGLNQMRAAICDMVTVARYLNVTLIVPELDKTSFWADPSEFRDIFDVDYFIASLRDEVRILKELPPRLKKRVEQGYLRSMPPVSWSDISYYHNQILPMLKKYKVLHLNKTDARLANNGLPMEIQKLRCRVNFDALRFTPEIEELGRRVVQILRQNGPFVVLHLRYEMDMLAFSGCTHGCSNEEAEELTRMRYAYPWWKEKVIDSKVKRKDGLCPLTPEEIAMVLKALDIDRHYQIYIAAGEIYGGQRRMAALTSAYPNVVRKETLLPSGLRFFQNHSSQMAALDYMVSLESDVFIPTYDGNMAKVVEGHRRYLGFKKTVLLDRKLIVELVDEYKNGTLSWADFSSSVKASHTSRMGAPSRRQVIPDKPKEEDYFYANPHECLHQPDELSAL from the exons ATGGTGTCCTGCAATGGCGGTCTCAACCAGATGCGAGCCGCT ATATGTGATATGGTGACGGTTGCAAGATACTTGAATGTCACACTCATCGTGCCGGAGTTGGATAAAACTTCATTTTGGGCTGATCCTAG TGAGTTCCGAGATATATTTGATGTGGACTACTTCATAGCATCATTGAGAGATGAGGTCCGGATACTGAAAGAGCTGCCTCCACGGCTGAAAAAGAGAGTTGAACAGGGGTATCTTCGCTCCATGCCACCCGTCAGCTGGTCTGATATATCCTATTACCATAATCAG ATTTTACCAATGTTAAAGAAGTACAAAGTTCTCCATCTGAATAAAACAGATGCTCGGCTTGCAAATAATGGCCTACCCATGGAGATTCAGAAACTGAGGTGCCGTGTCAATTTTGATGCATTGAGATTTACCCCTGAAATAGAAGAGCTGGGCAGGCGTGTGGTTCAAATTCTTCGTCAGAATGGACCCTTTGTGGTTCTCCACTTGCGGTATGAGATGGACATGCTTGCCTTCTCCGGGTGTACACATGGTTGCAGCAACGAGGAGGCCGAGGAGCTcacaagaatgag ATACGCTTACCCATGGTGGAAAGAGAAAGTGATCGACTCCAAGGTGAAGAGGAAAGACGGGCTCTGTCCATTAACACCGGAGGAGATTGCGATGGTACTAAAGGCACTCGACATTGATCGCCATTATCAAATATATATTGCTGCTGGTGAAATATATGGTGGGCAAAGAAGAATGGCTGCACTGACCTCAGCTTATCCCAATGTG GTAAGAAAGGAGACGTTACTGCCTTCAGGACTCAGGTTTTTCCAGAACCATTCTTCCCAGATGGCAGCATTGGATTATATGGTGTCCTTGGAGAGTGATGTTTTCATCCCCACTTATGATGGTAACATGGCAAAAGTTGTTGAAGGCCATCGCAG ATACTTGGGGTTCAAGAAGACGGTGCTACTAGACCGGAAACTTATAGTTGAGCTGGTCGATGAGTACAAAAACGGCACATTGAGCTGGGCCGATTTCTCCTCCTCTGTGAAGGCATCACACACGAGCCGCATGGGCGCGCCATCCAGGAGGCAGGTGATTCCGGACAAACCCAAGGAAGAGGACTACTTCTACGCGAATCCTCACGAGTGCTTGCACCAACCGGATGAGCTATCAGCTTTATGA